A genome region from Brassica oleracea var. oleracea cultivar TO1000 chromosome C2, BOL, whole genome shotgun sequence includes the following:
- the LOC106321247 gene encoding autophagy-related protein 8a-like produces the protein MAKNSFKLSNPLEVRMAESTRIREKYQDRVPVIVEKAGQSDVPDIDKKKYLVPADLTVGQFVYVVRKRIKLGAEKAIFVFVKNTLPPTAALMSAIYEEHKDEDGFLYMTYSGENTFGSASANISLP, from the exons ATGGCAAAAAACTCCTTCAAGCTTTCTAACCCTCTGG AGGTGAGAATGGCTGAATCTACTCGTATCAGAGAGAAGTACCAAGACAGAGTTCCT GTGATTGTGGAGAAAGCTGGACAGAGTGATGTTCCTGACATTGACAAGAAGAA GTATCTTGTGCCAGCTGATCTAACCGTTGGGCAATTTGTGTACGTTGTGCGCAAAAGAATCAAGCTTGGAGCCGAGAAAGCAATCTTTGTCTTTGTCAAGAACACGTTACCTCCAACTG CTGCATTGATGTCTGCAATCTATGAAGAACACAAAGACGAAGATGGGTTTCTCTACATGACATACAGTGGAGAGAACACGTTTGGATCTGCCTCTGCTAATATTTCTCTGCCATGA